Part of the Acidobacteriota bacterium genome is shown below.
GAGGTGCGAGAAGAACGAGGCGGCCGAGGATCCGGTCACGGGTCAATGCCTCGCGAGGAGATCGGCGTCCTTCTTCTTCTGGAGATCGTCGATGATGCCGATCTGCTGGTCGGTCAGCTTCTGCACCTCGTCGAGCGCCCGGCGCTCGTCGTCTTCGGAGATGATCGAGTCGCGGCCCATCTTCTTCAGCCGATCGTTCGCCTCGCGCCTGACCAGGCGTACGCCGTTGCGTCCCTCTTCGGCCATCCTGTGCACGAGCCGAGACAGCTCCTTGCGCCGTTCCTCGGTCAGCGGCGGAAGGGGGATGCGGATGATCTTTCCGTCGTTCGACGGGTTGAGCCCGAGGTTGGCCACGCGAATCGCCTTCTCGATGGCCGTCATCAGCGACGGGTCGAAGGGCTGGGCGACGATGGTCGTCGGCTCCGGGATCGAGAGGCTCGCGACCTGAGTGAGGGGAACCGTCGTGCCGTACGCGTCCACGTGGACCGAGTCGAGGATCGTCACCGACGGGCGTCCGGTCCGGACGCCGGCGAGTTCGCGTCGCACGTGGTCGAGCACGGCCTCCATGCGCTTGCGCGCGTCGGCGTGCAGGGTCTTGACGTCTGTGGCATCCATCGCGGTTCCACTCCAGTGAAAGGGTCGAGCGACGCGGCGTCAGGTCGTGACGACCGAGCCGATCGGCTCGCCGAGCACGGCCCGCCGGAGGTTGCCCGGCGTGCGCAGGTTGAAGACGACGATTGGCAGCTTGTTGTCCATGCACAGCGTGATGGCGGTCGAGTCCATCACCCCGAGTCCCTGCTCGATGACACTCAGATACGAGATGCGGTCGTACCGCGTGGCGTCGGGCACTCGCATCGGGTCGGCCGAGTAGATGCCGTCGACCTTCGTGGCCTTCATGATCACGTCGGCCTTGATCTCCATCGCGCGCAGCGCGGCGGCCGTGTCGGTCGTGAAGTAGGGGTTGCCCGTTCCGGCCGCGAAGATCACGACGCGTCCCTTCTCGAGGTGGCGGATGGCCCGTCGGCGGATGAACGGTTCGGCGACGGCCCGCATCTCGATGGCCGTGACGACCCGTGTGACGACGTCCTGATTCTCGAGTGCGTCCTGCAGCGCTAGGCCGTTGATGACCGTCGCCAGCATTCCCATGTAGTCGGCCGTGGCGCGATCCATGCCGCGCGCGCTCGCCGCCACGCCGCGGAAGATGTTGCCGCCCCCAATCACGCACGCCGTCTCGACGCCGAGCGCCTGCACCTCGGCGATGTCGCGCGCGATCTGCGTCGCCACGTCGGGGTCGATGCCAAAGCCCTGATCGCCCATGAGGGCTTCTCCGGACAGCTTCAGGAGGACGCGGCGGTAGGCGGGCGACGGCATACGAGACCGAATTATAGTGCGCGCGCGGCCGGTCGGCCGAGGATTCCGAAGGGGAGGGGAAAGAGGGGCGCCGGGCCGACCTCGCGTCGGTCGGCCCGGCCGTGGGGCGAAGGCGACGTCGGCTCAGGCCGCCTCGCCGACCTTCAGCCGCGCGAACCGCGCGACGCGGATGCCGGTGCCGAGCGTACGGGCCGCCTGCGCGATCACCTCGGCGACCTTCACCTTCGGCTCGCGGATCGACGGCTGATCGACGAGCACGACCTGCTCGAAGAAGCTGCCAAGCTTGCCGTCGACGATCTTCTCGACGACGGCCGGCGGCTTGCCCGTGCCTTCCATCTGGCCCCGGTAGATGGCCTTCTCACGATCGAGGACGTCGGCCGGGACATCGTCGCGGGTCAGGTACTGCGGCGAGGCCGCCGCCACCTGCATCGCGATCTCCTTCACCAGCGTCTTGAACTCTTCGCGGCCGGCGGCCGCCGGATCGTCGACGGCGACCTCCACCATGACGCCGATCTTGCCGCCGAGGTGCAGGTACTGCCCGATCACGCCCGTCGTCGCGTACCGCGCGAACCGCGGGACGGCCATGTTCTCTCCGAGCTTCGCGATGGCCGTCGCCACCCGCTGGCCGATGGGCCCGTTCGGGTCGGCGACCCACGCGTCGGTGGCCCGATCGCCGGCTTCGGCGATGGCCACGGCGGCGTCGCGCACGAGGCTCTGGAAGTCGTCGGTGCGCGCGACGAAGTCCGACTCGCAGTTGACCTCGACGAGCACCCCGACCGTTCCATCGTCACTCAGGAAGGTGCCGACGAGCCCCTCGCTCGTCGATCGCCCCGCCTTCTTCGCCACCTGCGCCAGGCCCCGCGTGCGAAGCAGCGTGATCGCCTGCTCGACATCGCCGTTGGTCTCGACGAGGACGCTCTTGCACTCCATCATGCCGGCGCCGGTGCGATCGCGCAGCGCCTTGACCTCAGCGGCCGTGATTGCCATGAAGCTCTCTCCACTCGCGCCGCGGGAGGCCGCCGGGGCTCGACCGCCCCCGACGCCCGCGGCGTCAGTTCCGGATGTCACACGAGCGCGCCCCGGTCGCCGGCGCGCGTACACAGGAAGCGCCGGCAGGACCCCGTCCGACCGGCGCTCGTTCGTCCCGCCCCTCAGACGGAGGTGGGCGATGGCGTCTCTGAGGTGTCCGGCGTCAGCCCCTGATCGGCCCGGACCGGCCGCGGTCCGCGCTGCTGCGCCCGGACGACGCCCGGCTCGCCGGCCTCGGGCGCCTCACCCTGCGTCGACTCGCGGGCCATGCGCCCGTGCAGGGCCGCGTCGGCCACGCGTGAGGCGAAGAGCCGAATCGCCCGCAGGGCGTCGTCGTTGCCGGGGATGGGGAAGTCGATCTGCTCGGGGTCGCAGTTGGTGTCGACGATGCCGATGACGGGGATCTTGAGCTTGCGCGCCTCGTCGACGGCAATCTGCTCGTGCCGGGTGTCGACGACGAAGAGGGCGTCGGGCAGCTTCGCCATGTGGCGGATGCCGTCGAGGTTCTTCTGGAGCTTGCGCTTCTCCTTCTCGATCCGCGCGATCTCCTTCTTCGACAGCGTTTCGTACCGGCCATCCGTGCTCATGGCCTCGAGCTCGCGCAACCGCGTGAGGCTGCGCTGGATCGTCGTGAAGTTCGTGAGCAACCCGCCGAGCCACCGCTCGTTGACGTAGTGCATGCCGCAGCGTTGCGCTTCTTCCGAGATCGCGTCCTGGGCCTGGCGCTTGGTCCCGACGAAGAGCAGGGTGCGCCCTTCGGCGGCGAGCGACGAGACGAACTCCTCGGCCTGGCGGAACAACCTCGCGGTCTTGCTGAGGTCGATGATGTAGATGCCGTTGCGCTGGCCGAAGAT
Proteins encoded:
- the frr gene encoding ribosome recycling factor — protein: MDATDVKTLHADARKRMEAVLDHVRRELAGVRTGRPSVTILDSVHVDAYGTTVPLTQVASLSIPEPTTIVAQPFDPSLMTAIEKAIRVANLGLNPSNDGKIIRIPLPPLTEERRKELSRLVHRMAEEGRNGVRLVRREANDRLKKMGRDSIISEDDERRALDEVQKLTDQQIGIIDDLQKKKDADLLARH
- the pyrH gene encoding UMP kinase; the encoded protein is MPSPAYRRVLLKLSGEALMGDQGFGIDPDVATQIARDIAEVQALGVETACVIGGGNIFRGVAASARGMDRATADYMGMLATVINGLALQDALENQDVVTRVVTAIEMRAVAEPFIRRRAIRHLEKGRVVIFAAGTGNPYFTTDTAAALRAMEIKADVIMKATKVDGIYSADPMRVPDATRYDRISYLSVIEQGLGVMDSTAITLCMDNKLPIVVFNLRTPGNLRRAVLGEPIGSVVTT
- the tsf gene encoding translation elongation factor Ts, whose protein sequence is MAITAAEVKALRDRTGAGMMECKSVLVETNGDVEQAITLLRTRGLAQVAKKAGRSTSEGLVGTFLSDDGTVGVLVEVNCESDFVARTDDFQSLVRDAAVAIAEAGDRATDAWVADPNGPIGQRVATAIAKLGENMAVPRFARYATTGVIGQYLHLGGKIGVMVEVAVDDPAAAGREEFKTLVKEIAMQVAAASPQYLTRDDVPADVLDREKAIYRGQMEGTGKPPAVVEKIVDGKLGSFFEQVVLVDQPSIREPKVKVAEVIAQAARTLGTGIRVARFARLKVGEAA
- the rpsB gene encoding 30S ribosomal protein S2, with product MTPIAVKDLLEAGVHFGHQTKRWNPKMKEYIFGQRNGIYIIDLSKTARLFRQAEEFVSSLAAEGRTLLFVGTKRQAQDAISEEAQRCGMHYVNERWLGGLLTNFTTIQRSLTRLRELEAMSTDGRYETLSKKEIARIEKEKRKLQKNLDGIRHMAKLPDALFVVDTRHEQIAVDEARKLKIPVIGIVDTNCDPEQIDFPIPGNDDALRAIRLFASRVADAALHGRMARESTQGEAPEAGEPGVVRAQQRGPRPVRADQGLTPDTSETPSPTSV